In Ictalurus punctatus breed USDA103 chromosome 3, Coco_2.0, whole genome shotgun sequence, the following are encoded in one genomic region:
- the zgc:174945 gene encoding uncharacterized protein zgc:174945 isoform X3 has product MMLTCSTAFLLLFIVPSTFPSTPASIEADIVQVKYPRHPVRRTEGQSLTLSCRAEYKEESCGSISVKWCLWIQQNTCKPLTDPDRYLFSINETIISGKTVFRHRDAFVTFIQLSLRDTGLYQCNAECQSTRSTAMGHLINVTVTE; this is encoded by the exons ATGATGCTAACCTGTTCCACTGCTTTCTTGTTACTCTTCATTGTTCCCTCTACATTTCCATCTACACCTGCAAGCATCG AGGCTGATATAGTGCAAGTGAAATATCCAAGACACCCAGTAAGGAGAACAGAGGGACAGTCATTGACTCTCAGCTGCAGAGCAGAGTATAAGGAAGAATCTTGTGGAAGCATCTCAGTCAAGTGGTGTCTTTGGATTCAACAAAATACCTGTAAGCCACTTACTGACCCAGACAGATACTTATTCAGTATCAATGAGACTATAATCAGCGGCAAAACCGTGTTCAGGCACCGAGATgcttttgttacatttatacagctgagtcTCAGAGACACCGGCTTGTATCAGTGTAATGCTGAATGTCAGTCCACTAGATCCACAGCTATGGGACATCTCATCAACGTCACTGTAACAG AATGA
- the zgc:174945 gene encoding uncharacterized protein zgc:174945 isoform X1 has product MMLTCSTAFLLLFIVPSTFPSTPASIEADIVQVKYPRHPVRRTEGQSLTLSCRAEYKEESCGSISVKWCLWIQQNTCKPLTDPDRYLFSINETIISGKTVFRHRDAFVTFIQLSLRDTGLYQCNAECQSTRSTAMGHLINVTVTGQDSTMKTIFKGEINNGLNSLNQNERCSVDLFLLAINIFILLWIYTL; this is encoded by the exons ATGATGCTAACCTGTTCCACTGCTTTCTTGTTACTCTTCATTGTTCCCTCTACATTTCCATCTACACCTGCAAGCATCG AGGCTGATATAGTGCAAGTGAAATATCCAAGACACCCAGTAAGGAGAACAGAGGGACAGTCATTGACTCTCAGCTGCAGAGCAGAGTATAAGGAAGAATCTTGTGGAAGCATCTCAGTCAAGTGGTGTCTTTGGATTCAACAAAATACCTGTAAGCCACTTACTGACCCAGACAGATACTTATTCAGTATCAATGAGACTATAATCAGCGGCAAAACCGTGTTCAGGCACCGAGATgcttttgttacatttatacagctgagtcTCAGAGACACCGGCTTGTATCAGTGTAATGCTGAATGTCAGTCCACTAGATCCACAGCTATGGGACATCTCATCAACGTCACTGTAACAG GACAGGATTCGACAATGAAAACAATCTTCAAAGGCGAGATTAATAACGGTCTGAACTCTCTTAACCAGAATGAGCGATGCAGCGTGGATCTGTTTCTTCTGGCAATCAACATCTTCATCCTTTTATGGATCTATACACTGTGA
- the zgc:174945 gene encoding uncharacterized protein zgc:174945 isoform X2 — protein MMLTCSTAFLLLFIVPSTFPSTPASIEADIVQVKYPRHPVRRTEGQSLTLSCRAEYKEESCGSISVKWCLWIQQNTCKPLTDPDRYLFSINETIISGKTVFRHRDAFVTFIQLSLRDTGLYQCNAECQSTRSTAMGHLINVTVTGFDNENNLQRRD, from the exons ATGATGCTAACCTGTTCCACTGCTTTCTTGTTACTCTTCATTGTTCCCTCTACATTTCCATCTACACCTGCAAGCATCG AGGCTGATATAGTGCAAGTGAAATATCCAAGACACCCAGTAAGGAGAACAGAGGGACAGTCATTGACTCTCAGCTGCAGAGCAGAGTATAAGGAAGAATCTTGTGGAAGCATCTCAGTCAAGTGGTGTCTTTGGATTCAACAAAATACCTGTAAGCCACTTACTGACCCAGACAGATACTTATTCAGTATCAATGAGACTATAATCAGCGGCAAAACCGTGTTCAGGCACCGAGATgcttttgttacatttatacagctgagtcTCAGAGACACCGGCTTGTATCAGTGTAATGCTGAATGTCAGTCCACTAGATCCACAGCTATGGGACATCTCATCAACGTCACTGTAACAG GATTCGACAATGAAAACAATCTTCAAAGGCGAGATTAA